A single window of Paroedura picta isolate Pp20150507F chromosome 8, Ppicta_v3.0, whole genome shotgun sequence DNA harbors:
- the OPA1 gene encoding dynamin-like GTPase OPA1, mitochondrial isoform X3 has product MWRARAAAVTCVLCRNVTSGTRGTRGRSPLLKLRLVSRSVHHSTYSLSKYQRFSLRTSVQQFSTFSRLPLHKSKLHVKYGFQPHRNFWLARVASRLLKLRYIVLGSAVGGGYTAKKTFDQWKDMIPDLSEYKWIVPDFIWELDEYIDFDKLSKALPESEELMKLLPDLDKIGESFGSLRDFFTPGYNLVSEVIGASDLLLLLGSPGETSFRATDQGGESEKQFKKVSDKEKVDQLQEELLRTQLKYQRMLERLEKENKELRKIVLQKDDKGIHQRKLKKSLIDMYSEVLDILSDYDASYNTQDHLPRVVVVGDQSAGKTSVLEMIAQARIFPRGSGEMMTRSPVMVTLSEGPHHVAMFKDSSREFDLTKDEDLAALRNEIEVRMRKSVKEGYTVSAQTISLNVKGPGLQRMVLVDLPGVISTVTSGMAPDTKETIFSISKAYMQNPNAIILCIQDGSVDAERSIVTDLVSQMDPQGKRTIFVLTKVDLAEKNVASPSRIQQIIEGKLFPMKALGYFAVVTGKGNSSESIESIREYEEEFFQNSKLLKKCMLKAHQVTTRNLSLAVSDCFWKMVRESVEQQADAFKATRFNLETEWKNNYPRLRELDRNELFEKAKNEILDEVISLSQVTPKHWEEILQKSLWERVSTHVIENIYLPAAQTMNSGTFNTTVDIKLKQWTDKQLPTKAVEVAWETLQEEFSRFMTEQKGKEHDDIFDKLKQAVKEESIKRHKWNERAEDSLRVIQHNALEDRSISDKQQWDAAIQFMEETLQSRLKDTESVIEDMVGPDWKKRWLYWVSRTKEQVIRNETKNELEKMMKCNEEHPAYLANDEVTTVRKNLEARGVAVDPCLIKDTWHQVYRRHFLKGALSHCNLCRRGFYYYQRHFVDSELECNDVVLFWRIQRMLSITGNTLRQQLANTEVRRLEKNVKEVLEDFAEDYEKKVKLITGKRVQLAEDLKKVREIQEKLEAFIEALHQEEK; this is encoded by the exons ATGTGGCGGGCCCGGGCGGCGGCGGTGACctg CGTTCTCTGTCGAAACGTAACCAGCGGCACCCGTGGAACAAGAGGGAGGTCACCATTGCTGAAACTGCGTCTTGTTTCCCGAAGTGTTCATCATTCCACCTACTCACTCTCTAAGTATCAAAGGTTTTCATTACGAACGTCAGTTCAGCAATTCTCCACTTTCAGCCGTCTTCCCTTACACAAGTCCAAGCTGCACGTGAAGTACGGCTTCCAACCTCACAGGAACTTTTGGCTAGCTAGGGTGGCTTCAAGGCTGCTAAAGCTTCGCTACATCGTGTTGGGATCTGCTGTAGGCGGTGGCTATACTGCCAAAAAG ACATTCGACCAGTGGAAGGACATGATTCCTGACCTCAGCGAGTACAAGTGGATTGTGCCCGACTTCATATGGGAACTTGACGAATACATTGATTTCG ACAAACTCAGCAAAGCTCTTCCTGAGTCTGAAGAACTTATGAAGCTGCTGCCCGACTTGGACAAGATCGGAGAGAGCTTTGGCTCCCTGAGGGACTTCTTCACACCTG GTTACAATTTGGTTAGTGAAGTCATAGGAGCTTCTGATCTACTTCTGTTGTTAG GTTCTCCGGGGGAGACGTCATTCAGAGCAACAGATCAGGGAGGCGAGAGTGAGAAGCAGTTCAAGAAG GTGTCTGACAAGGAAAAGGTCGACCAGCTCCAAGAGGAACTTCTGCGCACGCAG CTGAAATACCAACGGATGCTTGAGCGTTTGGAGAAGGAGAATAAAGAGCTAAGAAAGATTGTATTGCAGAAAGATGACAAAGGCATTCATCAAAGGAAGCTGAAG AAATCTTTGATTGACATGTATTCCGAAGTCCTGGACATTCTGTCAGATTATGATGCCAGCTACAACACCCAGGATCACCTGCCGCGG GTCGTCGTGGTTGGAGACCAGAGTGCTGGGAAGACCAGTGTCCTTGAGATGATAGCCCAGGCCCGGATCTTCCCTCGTGGCTCTGGAGAAATGATGACCCGGTCCCCGGTCATG GTCACCCTCAGTGAAGGCCCTCACCACGTGGCGATGTTCAAAGACAGCTCTCGAGAGTTCGACCTGACCAAAGACGAAGAC CTGGCAGCCCTGAGGAACGAGATCGAGGTCCGGATGAGGAAGAGTGTGAAAGAAGGCTACACAGTCAGCGCCCAG ACCATCTCCCTCAACGTGAAAGGTCCTGGCCTGCAAAGGATGGTGCTGGTGGATTTGCCGGGCGTCATTAGC ACGGTGACCTCCGGGATGGCCCCAGACACCAAGGAAACCATCTTCAGCATAAGCAAAGCCTACATGCAGAACCCCAACGCCATCATCCTGTGCATTCAAG ATGGGTCTGTGGATGCCGAACGCAGCATCGTCACCGACCTGGTCAGCCAGATGGACCCACAGGGGAAAAGGACGATCTTTGTCTTGACCAAGGTGGACCTGGCAGAGAAAAATGTGGCCAGTCCAAGCAGG ATCCAGCAGATCATTGAAGGCAAACTCTTCCCCATGAAGGCTCTTGGGTATTTCGCGGTTGTGACCGGAAAAG GAAATAGCAGTGAGAGTATTGAGTCTATCAGAGAGTATGAAGAGGAATTTTTCCAGAACTCCAAGCTGCTGAA GAAATGCATGCTGAAGGCCCACCAGGTGACCACACGGAACCTGAGCCTGGCTGTGTCAGACTGCTTTTGGAAGATGGTGCGAGAGTCTGTGGAGCAACAAGCCGATGCTTTTAAAG CCACACGTTTTAATTTGGAGACGGAGTGGAAGAACAATTATCCCCGCTTGCGAGAACTCGACCGG AATGAGCTATTTGAAAAAGCAAAGAACGAAATCCTTGACGAAGTCATCAGCTTGAGCCAGGTGACACCAAAGCACTG GGAAGAGATTCTCCAGAAGTCTTTGTGGGAGAGGGTCTCAACACACGTGATCGAGAACATCTACCTTCCAGCAGCACAGACCATGAATTCGGGCACGTTTAACACCACGGTGGACATCAAGCTGAAGCAGTGGACAGACAAGCAGCTGCCCACCAAAGCCGTGGAG GTTGCCTGGGAGACTCTGCAGGAGGAATTCTCTCGCTTCATGACCGAGCAGAAGGGCAAAGAACACGACGACATTTTTGACAAACTGAAGCAAGCGGTTAAAGAGGAGAGCATCAAGCGGCACAAGTGGAACGAGAGGGCAGAAGACAGCCTG AGAGTGATCCAGCACAATGCCTTGGAAGACCGCTCCATCTCCGACAAGCAGCAGTGGGACGCCGCCATTCAGTTCATGGAGGAGACACTTCAGAGTCGCCTGAAAGACA CTGAGTCGGTTATTGAAGATATGGTGGGCCCAGACTGGAAGAAAAGATGGCTCTACTGGGTGAGCCGCACTAAAGAACAG GTCATtcgaaatgaaacaaaaaacgAACTTGAGAAGATGATGAAGTGCAACGAAGAGCATCCAGCGTACCTTGCAAACGATGAGGTCACGACAGTCCGGAAGAATCTCGAAGCCCGAGGAGTGGCAGTAGATCCGTGCTTG ATCAAAGACACCTGGCATCAGGTGTACAGGCGGCATTTCCTGAAGGGGGCCCTGAGTCACTGCAATCTCTGCCGGAGAGGCTTCTATTACTACCAGAGGCATTTTGTAGATTCAGAG CTTGAATGCAATGATGTGGTCCTGTTCTGGCGTATCCAGCGCATGCTGTCCATCACTGGGAACaccttgaggcagcagctggccaaCACAGAAG TGAGGCGCCTGGAGAAGAATGTGAAAGAGGTGCTGGAGGACTTTGCGGAGGACTATGAGAAGAAGGTGAAATTAATAACTGGGAAAAGAGTCCAGCTGGCCGAGGACCTCA
- the OPA1 gene encoding dynamin-like GTPase OPA1, mitochondrial isoform X6 encodes MWRARAAAVTCVLCRNVTSGTRGTRGRSPLLKLRLVSRSVHHSTYSLSKYQRFSLRTSVQQFSTFSRLPLHKSKLHVKYGFQPHRNFWLARVASRLLKLRYIVLGSAVGGGYTAKKTFDQWKDMIPDLSEYKWIVPDFIWELDEYIDFDKLSKALPESEELMKLLPDLDKIGESFGSLRDFFTPGYNLVSEVIGASDLLLLLGSPGETSFRATDQGGESEKQFKKGLLGELIHLQQQIQRHEEEVRRATVDPGGSGPSQQKRKVSDKEKVDQLQEELLRTQLKYQRMLERLEKENKELRKIVLQKDDKGIHQRKLKKSLIDMYSEVLDILSDYDASYNTQDHLPRVVVVGDQSAGKTSVLEMIAQARIFPRGSGEMMTRSPVMVTLSEGPHHVAMFKDSSREFDLTKDEDLAALRNEIEVRMRKSVKEGYTVSAQTISLNVKGPGLQRMVLVDLPGVISTVTSGMAPDTKETIFSISKAYMQNPNAIILCIQDGSVDAERSIVTDLVSQMDPQGKRTIFVLTKVDLAEKNVASPSRIQQIIEGKLFPMKALGYFAVVTGKGNSSESIESIREYEEEFFQNSKLLKKCMLKAHQVTTRNLSLAVSDCFWKMVRESVEQQADAFKATRFNLETEWKNNYPRLRELDRNELFEKAKNEILDEVISLSQVTPKHWEEILQKSLWERVSTHVIENIYLPAAQTMNSGTFNTTVDIKLKQWTDKQLPTKAVEVAWETLQEEFSRFMTEQKGKEHDDIFDKLKQAVKEESIKRHKWNERAEDSLRVIQHNALEDRSISDKQQWDAAIQFMEETLQSRLKDRRDGR; translated from the exons ATGTGGCGGGCCCGGGCGGCGGCGGTGACctg CGTTCTCTGTCGAAACGTAACCAGCGGCACCCGTGGAACAAGAGGGAGGTCACCATTGCTGAAACTGCGTCTTGTTTCCCGAAGTGTTCATCATTCCACCTACTCACTCTCTAAGTATCAAAGGTTTTCATTACGAACGTCAGTTCAGCAATTCTCCACTTTCAGCCGTCTTCCCTTACACAAGTCCAAGCTGCACGTGAAGTACGGCTTCCAACCTCACAGGAACTTTTGGCTAGCTAGGGTGGCTTCAAGGCTGCTAAAGCTTCGCTACATCGTGTTGGGATCTGCTGTAGGCGGTGGCTATACTGCCAAAAAG ACATTCGACCAGTGGAAGGACATGATTCCTGACCTCAGCGAGTACAAGTGGATTGTGCCCGACTTCATATGGGAACTTGACGAATACATTGATTTCG ACAAACTCAGCAAAGCTCTTCCTGAGTCTGAAGAACTTATGAAGCTGCTGCCCGACTTGGACAAGATCGGAGAGAGCTTTGGCTCCCTGAGGGACTTCTTCACACCTG GTTACAATTTGGTTAGTGAAGTCATAGGAGCTTCTGATCTACTTCTGTTGTTAG GTTCTCCGGGGGAGACGTCATTCAGAGCAACAGATCAGGGAGGCGAGAGTGAGAAGCAGTTCAAGAAG GGCCTGCTTGGCGAACTCATTCACTTGCAGCAGCAAATCCAGCGGCACGAAGAGGAAGTCCGCAGAGCCACTGTGGACCCAGGTGGCTCAGGCCCCTCCCAGCAGAAGCGAAAG GTGTCTGACAAGGAAAAGGTCGACCAGCTCCAAGAGGAACTTCTGCGCACGCAG CTGAAATACCAACGGATGCTTGAGCGTTTGGAGAAGGAGAATAAAGAGCTAAGAAAGATTGTATTGCAGAAAGATGACAAAGGCATTCATCAAAGGAAGCTGAAG AAATCTTTGATTGACATGTATTCCGAAGTCCTGGACATTCTGTCAGATTATGATGCCAGCTACAACACCCAGGATCACCTGCCGCGG GTCGTCGTGGTTGGAGACCAGAGTGCTGGGAAGACCAGTGTCCTTGAGATGATAGCCCAGGCCCGGATCTTCCCTCGTGGCTCTGGAGAAATGATGACCCGGTCCCCGGTCATG GTCACCCTCAGTGAAGGCCCTCACCACGTGGCGATGTTCAAAGACAGCTCTCGAGAGTTCGACCTGACCAAAGACGAAGAC CTGGCAGCCCTGAGGAACGAGATCGAGGTCCGGATGAGGAAGAGTGTGAAAGAAGGCTACACAGTCAGCGCCCAG ACCATCTCCCTCAACGTGAAAGGTCCTGGCCTGCAAAGGATGGTGCTGGTGGATTTGCCGGGCGTCATTAGC ACGGTGACCTCCGGGATGGCCCCAGACACCAAGGAAACCATCTTCAGCATAAGCAAAGCCTACATGCAGAACCCCAACGCCATCATCCTGTGCATTCAAG ATGGGTCTGTGGATGCCGAACGCAGCATCGTCACCGACCTGGTCAGCCAGATGGACCCACAGGGGAAAAGGACGATCTTTGTCTTGACCAAGGTGGACCTGGCAGAGAAAAATGTGGCCAGTCCAAGCAGG ATCCAGCAGATCATTGAAGGCAAACTCTTCCCCATGAAGGCTCTTGGGTATTTCGCGGTTGTGACCGGAAAAG GAAATAGCAGTGAGAGTATTGAGTCTATCAGAGAGTATGAAGAGGAATTTTTCCAGAACTCCAAGCTGCTGAA GAAATGCATGCTGAAGGCCCACCAGGTGACCACACGGAACCTGAGCCTGGCTGTGTCAGACTGCTTTTGGAAGATGGTGCGAGAGTCTGTGGAGCAACAAGCCGATGCTTTTAAAG CCACACGTTTTAATTTGGAGACGGAGTGGAAGAACAATTATCCCCGCTTGCGAGAACTCGACCGG AATGAGCTATTTGAAAAAGCAAAGAACGAAATCCTTGACGAAGTCATCAGCTTGAGCCAGGTGACACCAAAGCACTG GGAAGAGATTCTCCAGAAGTCTTTGTGGGAGAGGGTCTCAACACACGTGATCGAGAACATCTACCTTCCAGCAGCACAGACCATGAATTCGGGCACGTTTAACACCACGGTGGACATCAAGCTGAAGCAGTGGACAGACAAGCAGCTGCCCACCAAAGCCGTGGAG GTTGCCTGGGAGACTCTGCAGGAGGAATTCTCTCGCTTCATGACCGAGCAGAAGGGCAAAGAACACGACGACATTTTTGACAAACTGAAGCAAGCGGTTAAAGAGGAGAGCATCAAGCGGCACAAGTGGAACGAGAGGGCAGAAGACAGCCTG AGAGTGATCCAGCACAATGCCTTGGAAGACCGCTCCATCTCCGACAAGCAGCAGTGGGACGCCGCCATTCAGTTCATGGAGGAGACACTTCAGAGTCGCCTGAAAGACA ggagggatgggaggtAG
- the OPA1 gene encoding dynamin-like GTPase OPA1, mitochondrial isoform X5: MIPDLSEYKWIVPDFIWELDEYIDFDKLSKALPESEELMKLLPDLDKIGESFGSLRDFFTPGYNLVSEVIGASDLLLLLGSPGETSFRATDQGGESEKQFKKGLLGELIHLQQQIQRHEEEVRRATVDPGGSGPSQQKRKVSDKEKVDQLQEELLRTQLKYQRMLERLEKENKELRKIVLQKDDKGIHQRKLKKSLIDMYSEVLDILSDYDASYNTQDHLPRVVVVGDQSAGKTSVLEMIAQARIFPRGSGEMMTRSPVMVTLSEGPHHVAMFKDSSREFDLTKDEDLAALRNEIEVRMRKSVKEGYTVSAQTISLNVKGPGLQRMVLVDLPGVISTVTSGMAPDTKETIFSISKAYMQNPNAIILCIQDGSVDAERSIVTDLVSQMDPQGKRTIFVLTKVDLAEKNVASPSRIQQIIEGKLFPMKALGYFAVVTGKGNSSESIESIREYEEEFFQNSKLLKKCMLKAHQVTTRNLSLAVSDCFWKMVRESVEQQADAFKATRFNLETEWKNNYPRLRELDRNELFEKAKNEILDEVISLSQVTPKHWEEILQKSLWERVSTHVIENIYLPAAQTMNSGTFNTTVDIKLKQWTDKQLPTKAVEVAWETLQEEFSRFMTEQKGKEHDDIFDKLKQAVKEESIKRHKWNERAEDSLRVIQHNALEDRSISDKQQWDAAIQFMEETLQSRLKDTESVIEDMVGPDWKKRWLYWVSRTKEQVIRNETKNELEKMMKCNEEHPAYLANDEVTTVRKNLEARGVAVDPCLIKDTWHQVYRRHFLKGALSHCNLCRRGFYYYQRHFVDSELECNDVVLFWRIQRMLSITGNTLRQQLANTEVRRLEKNVKEVLEDFAEDYEKKVKLITGKRVQLAEDLKKVREIQEKLEAFIEALHQEEK, from the exons ATGATTCCTGACCTCAGCGAGTACAAGTGGATTGTGCCCGACTTCATATGGGAACTTGACGAATACATTGATTTCG ACAAACTCAGCAAAGCTCTTCCTGAGTCTGAAGAACTTATGAAGCTGCTGCCCGACTTGGACAAGATCGGAGAGAGCTTTGGCTCCCTGAGGGACTTCTTCACACCTG GTTACAATTTGGTTAGTGAAGTCATAGGAGCTTCTGATCTACTTCTGTTGTTAG GTTCTCCGGGGGAGACGTCATTCAGAGCAACAGATCAGGGAGGCGAGAGTGAGAAGCAGTTCAAGAAG GGCCTGCTTGGCGAACTCATTCACTTGCAGCAGCAAATCCAGCGGCACGAAGAGGAAGTCCGCAGAGCCACTGTGGACCCAGGTGGCTCAGGCCCCTCCCAGCAGAAGCGAAAG GTGTCTGACAAGGAAAAGGTCGACCAGCTCCAAGAGGAACTTCTGCGCACGCAG CTGAAATACCAACGGATGCTTGAGCGTTTGGAGAAGGAGAATAAAGAGCTAAGAAAGATTGTATTGCAGAAAGATGACAAAGGCATTCATCAAAGGAAGCTGAAG AAATCTTTGATTGACATGTATTCCGAAGTCCTGGACATTCTGTCAGATTATGATGCCAGCTACAACACCCAGGATCACCTGCCGCGG GTCGTCGTGGTTGGAGACCAGAGTGCTGGGAAGACCAGTGTCCTTGAGATGATAGCCCAGGCCCGGATCTTCCCTCGTGGCTCTGGAGAAATGATGACCCGGTCCCCGGTCATG GTCACCCTCAGTGAAGGCCCTCACCACGTGGCGATGTTCAAAGACAGCTCTCGAGAGTTCGACCTGACCAAAGACGAAGAC CTGGCAGCCCTGAGGAACGAGATCGAGGTCCGGATGAGGAAGAGTGTGAAAGAAGGCTACACAGTCAGCGCCCAG ACCATCTCCCTCAACGTGAAAGGTCCTGGCCTGCAAAGGATGGTGCTGGTGGATTTGCCGGGCGTCATTAGC ACGGTGACCTCCGGGATGGCCCCAGACACCAAGGAAACCATCTTCAGCATAAGCAAAGCCTACATGCAGAACCCCAACGCCATCATCCTGTGCATTCAAG ATGGGTCTGTGGATGCCGAACGCAGCATCGTCACCGACCTGGTCAGCCAGATGGACCCACAGGGGAAAAGGACGATCTTTGTCTTGACCAAGGTGGACCTGGCAGAGAAAAATGTGGCCAGTCCAAGCAGG ATCCAGCAGATCATTGAAGGCAAACTCTTCCCCATGAAGGCTCTTGGGTATTTCGCGGTTGTGACCGGAAAAG GAAATAGCAGTGAGAGTATTGAGTCTATCAGAGAGTATGAAGAGGAATTTTTCCAGAACTCCAAGCTGCTGAA GAAATGCATGCTGAAGGCCCACCAGGTGACCACACGGAACCTGAGCCTGGCTGTGTCAGACTGCTTTTGGAAGATGGTGCGAGAGTCTGTGGAGCAACAAGCCGATGCTTTTAAAG CCACACGTTTTAATTTGGAGACGGAGTGGAAGAACAATTATCCCCGCTTGCGAGAACTCGACCGG AATGAGCTATTTGAAAAAGCAAAGAACGAAATCCTTGACGAAGTCATCAGCTTGAGCCAGGTGACACCAAAGCACTG GGAAGAGATTCTCCAGAAGTCTTTGTGGGAGAGGGTCTCAACACACGTGATCGAGAACATCTACCTTCCAGCAGCACAGACCATGAATTCGGGCACGTTTAACACCACGGTGGACATCAAGCTGAAGCAGTGGACAGACAAGCAGCTGCCCACCAAAGCCGTGGAG GTTGCCTGGGAGACTCTGCAGGAGGAATTCTCTCGCTTCATGACCGAGCAGAAGGGCAAAGAACACGACGACATTTTTGACAAACTGAAGCAAGCGGTTAAAGAGGAGAGCATCAAGCGGCACAAGTGGAACGAGAGGGCAGAAGACAGCCTG AGAGTGATCCAGCACAATGCCTTGGAAGACCGCTCCATCTCCGACAAGCAGCAGTGGGACGCCGCCATTCAGTTCATGGAGGAGACACTTCAGAGTCGCCTGAAAGACA CTGAGTCGGTTATTGAAGATATGGTGGGCCCAGACTGGAAGAAAAGATGGCTCTACTGGGTGAGCCGCACTAAAGAACAG GTCATtcgaaatgaaacaaaaaacgAACTTGAGAAGATGATGAAGTGCAACGAAGAGCATCCAGCGTACCTTGCAAACGATGAGGTCACGACAGTCCGGAAGAATCTCGAAGCCCGAGGAGTGGCAGTAGATCCGTGCTTG ATCAAAGACACCTGGCATCAGGTGTACAGGCGGCATTTCCTGAAGGGGGCCCTGAGTCACTGCAATCTCTGCCGGAGAGGCTTCTATTACTACCAGAGGCATTTTGTAGATTCAGAG CTTGAATGCAATGATGTGGTCCTGTTCTGGCGTATCCAGCGCATGCTGTCCATCACTGGGAACaccttgaggcagcagctggccaaCACAGAAG TGAGGCGCCTGGAGAAGAATGTGAAAGAGGTGCTGGAGGACTTTGCGGAGGACTATGAGAAGAAGGTGAAATTAATAACTGGGAAAAGAGTCCAGCTGGCCGAGGACCTCA